In Massilistercora timonensis, the following are encoded in one genomic region:
- a CDS encoding isopeptide-forming domain-containing fimbrial protein, whose translation MKKIWMFLTGALLSVCLWMGIGTPLEARTQDVTLERGEEVYYEKYSTFYYYIDGELGYCLEPEKNSPHGGTFPADLLDNDSLLAKALYYVYGSPGYKDYLSKEIPEKWTGKEGAYCFSHCLLSYIYGGCTGKGDVFMGMSKESQKEVIRCAELIKGYPQVPSPDLQFSASSLQAYFSPKEKVQRTQTVTCVGDPANQVTIPLPEGVTLVNETKDTRSEGKAAVSGGDEFYFCGDAAYSNGGSFRTGDLYGKNRQRWRALVFETGSGGQHIGSGTLVTAQVKPVSLQVSWIPVPELEIEKEADKSGKTYELGDLITYTIDVTQRIQDAVAKNVVITDTILTEGVKLQKASVVLLDQDQQVVQDAKITVRGNSYTIEAGEYLLGPDSGQKYTVEYQVAITDASVIGREIENEVVVRADNAQEEKDREIVEVEEPEPEPEPEVEEPEPEPEPEPEPEPQPEPQPEPKAPSPVEEPVSQAPKTGDESPLMVLAFFCILSCALLLTCVKISCKAKYK comes from the coding sequence ATATTCTACTTTTTATTACTACATTGACGGGGAGCTGGGATATTGTCTGGAGCCGGAGAAGAATTCTCCTCACGGAGGAACCTTCCCGGCAGATCTTCTGGACAATGATTCCCTGCTTGCGAAGGCGTTGTACTATGTGTACGGAAGCCCGGGCTATAAGGATTATCTGAGCAAAGAGATCCCGGAGAAATGGACGGGGAAGGAGGGGGCTTACTGCTTCTCCCACTGTCTTTTGTCCTATATCTACGGCGGCTGTACCGGTAAGGGAGATGTATTCATGGGCATGAGTAAGGAGTCCCAGAAGGAGGTTATCCGCTGCGCGGAACTGATCAAAGGGTATCCCCAGGTCCCTTCTCCGGATCTTCAGTTCTCTGCCTCCAGCCTGCAGGCGTATTTCAGTCCCAAGGAGAAGGTGCAGCGGACGCAGACGGTGACCTGTGTCGGGGATCCGGCGAATCAGGTGACCATCCCTCTGCCGGAAGGAGTGACGCTGGTGAATGAGACCAAAGATACCAGGAGTGAAGGGAAGGCGGCAGTCAGCGGCGGCGATGAGTTCTACTTCTGTGGGGACGCTGCTTACTCCAACGGAGGCAGCTTTCGGACCGGGGACCTGTACGGGAAGAACCGGCAGAGATGGCGGGCGCTGGTCTTCGAGACGGGAAGCGGCGGCCAGCACATCGGCAGCGGGACGCTGGTAACGGCCCAGGTGAAGCCGGTATCCCTCCAGGTATCCTGGATCCCGGTCCCGGAACTGGAGATTGAAAAAGAGGCGGATAAATCCGGCAAGACCTATGAGCTGGGGGACCTTATCACCTACACCATCGACGTGACCCAGCGGATCCAGGATGCGGTGGCCAAAAATGTGGTGATCACGGATACCATCCTTACGGAGGGCGTGAAACTTCAGAAGGCATCGGTGGTCCTTCTTGATCAGGATCAGCAGGTGGTCCAGGACGCGAAGATCACAGTCCGGGGGAATTCCTACACCATTGAGGCCGGGGAGTACCTCCTGGGGCCGGACAGCGGCCAGAAGTACACGGTGGAATACCAGGTGGCCATCACCGACGCCTCGGTGATCGGCCGGGAGATCGAGAATGAAGTGGTAGTCCGGGCGGACAACGCCCAGGAGGAGAAGGATCGGGAGATTGTGGAGGTGGAAGAGCCGGAACCGGAGCCAGAGCCGGAAGTGGAAGAGCCGGAACCGGAGCCAGAGCCGGAGCCAGAGCCAGAACCACAGCCAGAGCCACAGCCGGAACCAAAGGCGCCCTCCCCTGTGGAAGAACCGGTTTCCCAGGCCCCGAAAACCGGGGATGAGAGTCCCTTGATGGTTCTTGCCTTCTTCTGTATTCTTTCTTGCGCCCTCTTGCTCACCTGTGTTAAAATATCCTGTAAAGCTAAGTACAAGTAG
- the leuC gene encoding 3-isopropylmalate dehydratase large subunit, translating into MGMTMTQKILAAHAGLDHVEAGQLIEAKLDVVMANDITGPMALPIFGQMADKVFDRDKVVLVPDHFTPNKDIKSAENSKAIREFAKDQGLTWYFEQGKSGVEHAILPEAGVVAAGECIIGADSHTCTYGALGAFSTGVGTTDIATGMATGELWFKVPSAIKFVLTGKPGPYVSGKDIIIHIIGKIGVDGALYKSMEFTGDGIGNLSMDDRFTMANMAIEAGAKNGIFPVDEKVEAYLKEHTKKDYKIYEADPDAVYDEVVEIDLGEVRPTVAFPHLPGNAKTIDEIEAMEPIKIDQVVIGSCTNGRMEDMRRAAAILKGHKVHRDVRVMVVPATQKIYKECMKEGLLEIFVDAGCAVNTPSCGPCMGGHMGVMAAGEKCVSTTNRNFVGRMGHVDSLIYLASPEVAAASAIAGYIANPEKVGELA; encoded by the coding sequence ATGGGAATGACAATGACGCAGAAGATCCTGGCAGCCCACGCAGGGTTGGATCATGTGGAGGCAGGCCAGCTGATCGAGGCGAAGTTAGACGTGGTTATGGCAAATGATATCACAGGACCGATGGCCCTGCCAATCTTCGGACAGATGGCGGACAAGGTCTTTGACCGGGATAAAGTAGTGCTGGTGCCGGACCATTTCACACCCAATAAGGATATTAAATCAGCGGAGAACTCCAAGGCGATCCGGGAGTTTGCCAAAGACCAGGGGCTGACCTGGTATTTTGAACAGGGCAAATCCGGCGTAGAGCACGCCATCCTGCCAGAAGCCGGCGTGGTGGCGGCGGGAGAGTGCATCATCGGCGCGGACTCCCACACCTGTACCTACGGGGCGCTGGGGGCTTTCTCCACGGGAGTGGGGACTACAGACATCGCCACCGGCATGGCCACAGGGGAATTGTGGTTCAAGGTGCCAAGCGCGATCAAGTTTGTGCTCACCGGGAAACCGGGCCCCTATGTGAGCGGCAAGGACATTATCATCCACATCATCGGCAAGATCGGGGTGGACGGAGCCCTCTATAAATCCATGGAGTTTACCGGGGACGGCATCGGGAACCTGTCCATGGACGACCGGTTCACCATGGCCAACATGGCCATCGAGGCCGGGGCGAAGAACGGCATTTTCCCGGTGGATGAGAAGGTGGAGGCCTACCTGAAGGAACATACAAAGAAGGACTATAAGATCTATGAGGCAGATCCGGACGCAGTCTATGACGAGGTGGTGGAGATCGATCTTGGGGAAGTGCGTCCCACCGTGGCGTTCCCTCATCTTCCGGGCAACGCTAAGACCATTGACGAGATCGAGGCCATGGAGCCCATCAAGATCGACCAGGTGGTCATCGGCTCCTGCACCAACGGCCGGATGGAGGATATGCGAAGAGCCGCGGCCATCCTGAAGGGCCACAAGGTGCACCGGGATGTGCGGGTCATGGTGGTTCCAGCCACCCAGAAGATCTACAAAGAATGCATGAAGGAAGGTCTGCTGGAGATCTTCGTGGACGCAGGCTGCGCGGTGAACACTCCAAGCTGCGGCCCCTGTATGGGCGGCCACATGGGCGTGATGGCAGCAGGGGAGAAATGTGTATCCACTACCAACCGGAATTTCGTAGGCCGGATGGGGCATGTGGACTCCCTGATCTATCTGGCTTCCCCGGAAGTGGCGGCGGCCAGCGCCATCGCAGGCTATATTGCCAATCCAGAGAAAGTAGGTGAACTTGCATGA
- the leuD gene encoding 3-isopropylmalate dehydratase small subunit produces MRAKGHVFKYGDNVDTDVIIPARYLNSFDAQELASHAMADIDPEFVNKVEKGDLIVANKNFGCGSSREHAPLCLKTAGVSCVIAETFARIFYRNAINIGLPIIECPQAAQEIEAGDEVEVDFDTGTIYDHTKGTQYKGQPFPEFMQKLIAAGGLVKYTNSKRG; encoded by the coding sequence ATGAGAGCAAAAGGACATGTGTTTAAATATGGAGACAACGTAGACACGGACGTGATCATCCCGGCCAGATACCTGAATTCTTTCGACGCCCAGGAACTGGCCAGCCACGCTATGGCTGACATTGATCCGGAGTTTGTCAATAAAGTGGAGAAGGGAGACCTGATCGTGGCCAACAAGAACTTTGGCTGCGGTTCCTCCCGTGAGCACGCGCCCCTGTGCCTGAAGACGGCGGGGGTAAGCTGTGTCATCGCCGAGACCTTTGCCCGGATCTTCTACCGGAACGCCATTAACATCGGCCTTCCCATTATCGAGTGCCCTCAGGCGGCTCAGGAGATCGAGGCGGGGGACGAGGTGGAGGTAGACTTTGACACCGGAACCATCTACGACCATACCAAGGGGACCCAGTACAAGGGACAGCCTTTCCCGGAGTTCATGCAGAAGCTGATCGCGGCCGGCGGGCTGGTGAAGTATACCAACAGTAAGAGAGGATAA
- a CDS encoding Na+/H+ antiporter NhaC family protein gives MGNERGNGAALLPIGVFLVIFLGSGILTGDFYAMPAIVAFLIALAVAFLQNRDLDFAQKIAIVSKGVGDENIITMCLIFLCAGAFSGAVTAAGGVDSTVNLGLSILPAKVAVAGLFVIGCFISVSMGTSMGTIAALAPIAAGISEKTGFGLAICIGAVVCGAMFGDNLSMISDTTIAAVKTQGCEMKDKFRENFLIVLPAALITVVLFFVTTMHGDFELTEELTYSIWRVVPYILVLVGALIGINVFVVLLGGTVVSLIVGVATGSLTPATMFSAVGEGVTGMYDITVISIVVACIVSLVREAGGIHFILNLIRRRIRSSRGAEAGIAGLALLVDLCTANNTVAIVMSGPIAKEISEEFGVSSRRSASLLDIFTSVGQGLIPYGAQLLSAASLTGLTPFEILPYCYYPVLMAVSAALFIAFRRSRTLEQKESV, from the coding sequence GTGGGGAATGAGAGAGGAAATGGAGCGGCTTTGCTGCCCATAGGTGTATTTTTGGTAATCTTCTTAGGTTCCGGGATCCTGACCGGGGATTTCTACGCCATGCCGGCTATCGTGGCGTTTCTGATCGCCCTGGCGGTGGCGTTCCTGCAGAACCGGGATCTGGACTTTGCCCAGAAGATCGCCATTGTTTCCAAAGGAGTAGGGGATGAGAATATCATCACCATGTGTCTGATCTTCCTGTGCGCGGGAGCATTTTCCGGCGCAGTGACCGCGGCGGGCGGCGTGGACAGTACGGTTAACCTGGGACTTTCCATCCTGCCGGCGAAGGTGGCGGTGGCCGGTCTTTTCGTGATCGGCTGCTTTATCTCGGTGTCCATGGGAACTTCCATGGGAACCATTGCCGCGCTGGCGCCCATTGCGGCGGGGATCAGTGAGAAGACAGGATTTGGCCTGGCCATCTGTATTGGGGCGGTGGTCTGCGGCGCCATGTTCGGCGACAACCTGTCCATGATCTCTGATACTACCATCGCCGCGGTGAAGACCCAGGGCTGTGAGATGAAGGACAAGTTCCGGGAGAACTTCCTGATCGTCCTGCCTGCGGCGCTGATCACGGTGGTACTGTTTTTTGTCACCACCATGCACGGGGACTTTGAGCTTACAGAAGAGCTGACTTACAGCATCTGGCGGGTAGTTCCCTATATCCTGGTGCTGGTGGGCGCGCTGATCGGCATTAACGTGTTCGTGGTCCTGCTGGGCGGCACGGTGGTATCCCTGATCGTGGGAGTGGCCACTGGAAGCCTGACTCCTGCCACCATGTTCTCGGCGGTAGGAGAAGGAGTGACCGGAATGTACGACATCACGGTGATCTCCATTGTGGTGGCCTGTATCGTATCTCTGGTGCGGGAGGCCGGCGGGATCCATTTCATCCTGAACCTGATCCGCAGAAGGATCCGAAGCTCCCGGGGAGCGGAAGCGGGCATCGCGGGGCTGGCGCTCCTGGTGGACCTGTGTACCGCCAACAATACGGTGGCCATTGTTATGTCAGGCCCCATCGCCAAAGAGATCAGTGAGGAGTTTGGCGTGTCTTCCCGCCGATCCGCTTCCCTTCTGGATATCTTTACCTCGGTGGGGCAGGGGCTGATCCCCTATGGCGCCCAGCTTCTGTCTGCGGCCAGCCTTACCGGGCTTACACCTTTTGAGATCCTGCCTTATTGCTACTATCCGGTCCTGATGGCGGTAAGCGCCGCGCTGTTTATCGCGTTCCGCAGATCCAGGACTCTGGAGCAGAAGGAATCTGTCTAA
- the thrC gene encoding threonine synthase — protein sequence MSLYYKSTRDSSLRVTASRAVLMGLAPDGGLFVPEEIPSLGVDLERLSSMTYQETALEVLKHFLADYTEEELKDCINKAYDEKFDTEVIAPLAKAGGVYYLELFHGPTIAFKDMALSILPHLMITAARKNQVDKEIVILTATSGDTGKAAMAGFADVPGTRIIVFYPRDGVSQVQKLQMITQKGDNVDVVAVKGNFDDAQSGVKTLFEDRELAGRLAAKGCQFSSANSINIGRLAPQIVYYVYAYGRLLENEEIKAGEKINVVVPTGNFGNILAAYYAKQMGLPIDRLICASNDNKVLYDFFQTGVYDKDRDFMVTISPSMDILISSNLERLIYEISGRDDQKTRGKMEELKAAGHYAISPEMKEGLADFQAGYATEEETLAQIRRVYEKTGYLIEPHTAVASKVCEDVKSRAEEEGKYLVASTASPYKFVKSVLTALDEGYQDWEELKLLPELEKVSGVEIPRAIKEILHADPRHRMQCSPGEMKSAVLRILGIE from the coding sequence ATGAGTCTGTATTATAAGAGCACAAGAGATTCCAGCCTGCGGGTGACGGCTTCCCGGGCGGTCCTTATGGGACTTGCGCCGGACGGCGGCCTGTTCGTCCCAGAAGAGATCCCGTCCCTTGGGGTGGATCTTGAGCGCCTGAGTTCCATGACCTACCAGGAGACAGCCCTGGAGGTGCTGAAGCATTTCCTGGCGGACTATACGGAAGAAGAGCTGAAAGACTGTATTAACAAAGCCTATGATGAGAAGTTTGATACAGAGGTGATCGCCCCCCTGGCCAAGGCGGGCGGGGTATATTACCTGGAACTGTTCCACGGGCCAACCATCGCCTTCAAGGATATGGCCCTGTCCATCCTGCCCCACCTTATGATCACGGCGGCCAGGAAGAACCAGGTGGATAAAGAGATCGTGATCCTGACGGCCACCTCCGGGGATACAGGGAAGGCGGCCATGGCGGGATTCGCGGATGTGCCGGGAACCCGGATCATCGTGTTCTACCCCAGGGACGGGGTAAGCCAGGTGCAGAAGCTGCAGATGATCACTCAGAAGGGGGACAACGTGGACGTGGTGGCGGTAAAGGGCAACTTTGACGACGCCCAGAGCGGGGTGAAGACCCTGTTCGAGGATCGGGAGCTTGCCGGGCGGCTGGCGGCAAAGGGTTGTCAGTTTTCTTCCGCCAACTCCATCAACATTGGCCGGCTGGCGCCCCAGATCGTCTACTATGTCTATGCTTATGGAAGACTTCTGGAGAATGAAGAGATCAAAGCCGGAGAGAAGATCAATGTGGTGGTGCCCACCGGGAATTTTGGAAATATCCTGGCGGCCTACTATGCCAAACAGATGGGGCTTCCCATTGACCGGCTGATCTGTGCTTCCAATGACAATAAAGTGCTGTATGATTTCTTCCAGACGGGAGTCTACGACAAGGATCGGGATTTCATGGTCACCATATCACCTTCCATGGATATCCTGATCTCCAGTAATCTGGAGCGGCTGATTTATGAGATCTCCGGCAGGGACGACCAGAAGACCCGGGGGAAGATGGAGGAATTAAAGGCGGCGGGCCATTACGCCATCTCGCCGGAGATGAAAGAGGGGCTTGCAGATTTCCAGGCCGGGTACGCCACCGAGGAGGAGACTTTGGCTCAGATCCGCAGGGTCTATGAGAAGACGGGATATCTGATCGAGCCGCACACAGCGGTGGCCTCGAAAGTCTGCGAGGATGTGAAGAGCCGGGCGGAAGAGGAAGGGAAATACCTGGTGGCTTCCACCGCAAGCCCGTATAAATTTGTGAAAAGTGTGCTGACCGCCCTGGATGAAGGGTATCAGGATTGGGAGGAATTAAAGCTCCTCCCGGAACTGGAGAAGGTGTCCGGCGTGGAGATTCCCCGGGCCATCAAAGAAATCTTACATGCGGATCCCCGTCACAGGATGCAGTGCAGTCCCGGTGAGATGAAGTCAGCCGTGCTGCGGATCCTGGGGATTGAATAG
- the pckA gene encoding phosphoenolpyruvate carboxykinase (ATP) encodes MAKIDLSKYGITGTTEIVHNPSYEMLFEEETKPELEGFEKGQVTELGAVNVMTGIYTGRSPKDKFIVMDENSKDTVWWTSDEYKNDNHPASQEAWDAVKKIALDELSNKRLFVVDAFCGTNKDTRMAIRFIMEVAWQAHFVKNMFIRPSDEELENFEPDFVVYNASKAKVENYKELGLNSETAAMFNITSREQVIVNTWYGGEMKKGMFSMMNYYLPLKGIASMHCSANTDMNGENTAIFFGLSGTGKTTLSTDPKRLLIGDDEHGWDDNGVFNFEGGCYAKVINLDKESEPDIYNAIKRNALLENVTVDENGKIDFNDKSVTENTRVSYPIDHIEKIVRPVSAAPAAKEVIFLSADAFGVLPPVSILTPEQTQYYFLSGFTAKLAGTERGITEPTPTFSACFGQAFLELHPTKYAEELVKRMEKSGAKAYLVNTGWNGTGKRISIKDTRGIIDAILNGDILNAPTKKIPYFNIEVPTELPGVDSGILDPRDTYADASEWDAKAKDLAGRFVKNFKKYEGNEAGKALVPAGPQV; translated from the coding sequence ATGGCGAAAATCGATTTGAGCAAGTATGGTATCACCGGAACCACAGAGATTGTGCATAATCCTTCTTATGAAATGCTGTTTGAGGAGGAGACAAAGCCGGAGCTGGAAGGCTTCGAAAAAGGTCAGGTGACAGAGCTTGGCGCAGTCAACGTTATGACCGGTATCTACACCGGACGTTCTCCCAAAGATAAATTCATCGTTATGGATGAGAACTCCAAGGATACAGTATGGTGGACTTCTGACGAGTACAAGAACGACAATCATCCGGCTTCCCAGGAAGCGTGGGATGCAGTAAAGAAGATCGCCCTTGACGAGCTGTCCAACAAGAGACTTTTCGTTGTGGACGCATTCTGCGGAACCAACAAGGATACCCGCATGGCGATCCGTTTCATCATGGAAGTTGCCTGGCAGGCACATTTCGTAAAGAATATGTTCATCCGCCCGTCTGATGAGGAGCTGGAGAACTTTGAGCCGGATTTCGTTGTTTACAACGCTTCTAAGGCAAAGGTAGAGAACTACAAGGAACTGGGCCTGAACTCTGAGACAGCCGCTATGTTCAACATCACCAGCCGCGAGCAGGTTATCGTAAATACCTGGTACGGCGGAGAGATGAAGAAGGGTATGTTCTCCATGATGAACTACTATCTGCCGCTGAAGGGCATCGCCTCTATGCACTGCTCTGCAAATACAGACATGAACGGAGAGAACACCGCAATCTTCTTCGGACTGTCCGGAACCGGAAAAACCACTCTGTCCACCGATCCCAAGCGTCTTCTGATCGGCGATGACGAGCACGGCTGGGATGACAACGGCGTCTTCAACTTTGAGGGCGGCTGCTATGCCAAGGTCATCAACCTGGACAAAGAGTCTGAGCCGGATATCTACAATGCTATTAAGCGCAATGCGCTGCTTGAGAACGTAACCGTAGATGAGAACGGCAAGATTGATTTCAACGATAAGAGCGTAACAGAGAATACCCGTGTGTCCTATCCTATCGATCACATCGAGAAGATCGTTCGCCCGGTATCCGCAGCTCCTGCAGCCAAGGAAGTGATCTTCCTGTCCGCAGACGCGTTTGGCGTACTTCCTCCGGTATCCATCCTGACTCCGGAGCAGACCCAGTACTACTTCCTGTCTGGATTCACCGCAAAACTGGCAGGAACCGAGCGTGGGATCACAGAGCCCACCCCAACCTTCTCCGCATGCTTCGGCCAGGCGTTCCTGGAGCTTCATCCGACCAAATACGCGGAAGAGCTGGTTAAGAGAATGGAGAAGAGCGGAGCCAAGGCTTACCTGGTAAATACCGGATGGAACGGAACCGGCAAGCGTATCTCCATCAAGGATACCCGTGGCATCATCGATGCCATCTTAAACGGCGATATCCTGAACGCGCCTACCAAGAAGATTCCGTACTTCAACATTGAAGTACCTACCGAACTTCCGGGCGTAGACTCCGGTATCCTGGATCCGCGGGATACTTACGCAGACGCTTCCGAGTGGGATGCGAAGGCAAAAGACCTGGCGGGAAGATTCGTGAAGAACTTCAAGAAATACGAAGGAAACGAAGCCGGCAAGGCTCTGGTTCCGGCTGGACCGCAGGTGTAA